ATAAGATCTCTTATTTTCATAATCAATACTCACCAGATCCATATCATAGTTTACTTATATACTTTTCAGACAATGTATCTAAATACGAAGATCAGATTATAAAACTATTAGATTTTGAATTAAAATCCTATGAGTCAGATGCTTTTCATCAAGGTGCATATCATTTATCAAACAAAGTTCTTACAGAGAAAATTATAAATAAAATAATTGAACTAATTGCAGCCTTTCCACACCTAATAGAGAGCTTCCAGAACAGTCCTGACATTATTGATTCTTTCCTAGACTCTAGCTATGAAGAAGTTGTAGACCTTGATGGAATCATAAATAATGACAATGAAAAACTAAAGCGTAACTCTAATGCAACAAGAGTATCTGCATTTAATAATAGAGAATCTTACTTATATAAAAAGGCTCAGGAGCTAAAGGAGAAAAAAAGAGTGTAATCTCTTTATAATCATTATGGATAGCACTAATAATAATCACTTTGTTTGCTTCATTGACATCCTTGGTTTCGAAAACTTAATCAATAACGATAATAAGGATAAATTAAAGAAATATACTGAAATTTTTTCAAATCTAAGACAATATTGGAACTCCGAAACAAATGAGAAAAGTACATTAAATTTACAGTTTTTTGGATTTAGCGATTCATTAGTTATATCAGTTAAGGCTAACAGTGACCCATCTAAGAACATAAGCATTTTCAAGAACTTTTGTTCAGCGATATCCCAATTTCAACTTGATCTTGCAATACACGATATATGGCTACGTGGTGGTATTTCTTATGGAGACTTCGACATCATTCCAGTTAATTCCAACAATGAACAAGACGGTATTATTGCTTTTGGTCGTTCCCTAATAAAGGCTTACAAGCAAGAGCTGAAGTTTGCGAAATTCCCGCGAATAATTATAGATGGTACTGTCCTAAAGCCTTGCGGAGAAGTAGATAGAACGACCTTCATTGATAATGTCAATCGAGGTGGACATAACGGAACATTAAATAACGTAATATTTAAATGGAAAACATCATCGTTTTTCACAGAAGAATCACACAGAATCGCAAGTGATGTGTATTTATTCATTGATTACATGAGTTCAATTGATACAAAATCAACCCAAGAAATAGACAAGGTTATTGAGAACCTACAAAACAATCTCAAAGTTCCAGATTTTTTTGATAAATATCAATGGGTAATAAATTATTTTATAACAACATTATCCATTAAAAGGTCATCAGGTCGACTTGATGTTCAAAGGGCCAACGAGTTAATTAAAAGGTTAATAAGCATTTAACTCTGCCACAATTTTGCCACAATCGGGCAAAACCACCAGAAAAAAGTCTTTAACTTCAATGAGTTACTAGGTTCTGGTGGAGGTGCCGACAGACTTGCAAAGCTTTGTTTTCATTAAGGTCACAAAGCGAAGTGTAGCCAAAATAGCCACGACGGCCCATACTTTCGATAAACGTTATCACTACTCTTTTGTGTAACGTTTGGGTGTGTTCATTTTAATACTAATCATAAGTGTAGGCAAGTCACTGATCGCAATTAAAGACGTCTTGATCTTCTTAGAACATGATTGGGGAGAAATCTTCTTCTAGAATTTATTACTACTTGCTGTCTTCTTCTATTAGCTTCTATTCGGTTAAATAACTGTTTGTAACTTTGAATAAAATTTCTTAGAAAGCTATTAAATTCATCTCTCGTTTTTCCTAAATTAAAATCTATAAAGTTTTGTCTACTGAACGGGACAATGTAAGACCACCCCCCTTCTTTAAATGGCAATAACCACCAATTTCTTTGCTCTTCTCCAAAGTCAAAGAACACGGGAACCTTACTACTACTCCATTCATTAAGAATCCTGCTTTCCTCGGTATATATTTTCATCAGCATTGGATTAGGAGTAATCTGTACACCATCTTTTAGAGCATTAAAAAATTGCTCCTTATCTCTTTTCCTACGGAGGCCATCAACGACCCATACCAACTTTGGGTAAAAATTATCTCTTGATAACCTTTCTTCGCTTGTAATGAATGAGTGTTGAAACTCTATTACTGAACCATGTACTGTTTTAACATCTGCGATATGCTTTTCACCATCATCAGCATTCATTAGAAAGTTTTATAAAAAATGACTAATTAATCACAGTTACTTGAACAACATGATTCTTTTATAGGCTCTGCTTTCTTAATTTTTGATAGCTTAATTATGCTAATGCCACCTTTGATTACAACAAGAGAGACAATTCCTCCAATAACAAGGTCAGGAACATTACTCTTAAGAAAATATACCAAAACGCCGGAAAAAATCACTCCGGTATTAACGATTACATCATTAGCAGAAAATATCCAGCTGGCCTTCATGTGAACTTCTCCGTCTTTATGCTTATGAATCAAAATAAGACACCAAAGGTTAGCGATAAGTGCAATTACTGAAACCACGATCATATAATTAGACAGTGGCTCACTTCCAAAATAGAATTTTCTACCAACCTCGACCAAGCAAAGCAGGCCAAGAGAGATTTGCATAATTCCGCTAAAATATGCCGCCTTATGCTTCATTGCAATTGACTTTCCAACGGCACAAAGACTTAAACCATACACAAATGAATCAGCCAGCATATCTAGCCCATCAGCAAGAAGCCCAGTAGACTCAGCATAAAACCCTAAAATGATCTCAACAACAAACATCGTAAAATTTATACCGAGTAAGTATTTTAGCGTTTTCGCTTCTACACTAGGAGCGATATCTGGAATATCATGATCTAAAACCTCTTGAGAGCTTATTAAATCACCGGGAAGAGAAATAGCCTTTAAAGAGTCCAGTATCTGGTCTTTATCTACACTATGATAAAACTGCACAGTCCTAGACTCTAAATCAAACACCATCTTCACGCTTGGGTCTAAGTTTTCCATCAATCCTTCGATCATTTTTATTTCCGAAGGGCAGTCCATCTTGTCTACTTTTACTTTTGTTTTCTTCATGTATTCACACTTGTTTCATCTTTTCTTCTGGAAGCTTCATAAACTTTTCAAATATTAAATATAAAACAGGCAAAACTACCAAGGTAAGTATTGTCGATGAAAATAACCCTCCAATAACAACTGAAGCTAATGGTCTTTGGACCTCGGCTCCAACACTCGTAGAAAGCATCATTGGGACAAAGCCAAACATTGCAACCATTGCGGTCATTAATACTGGACGAATTCTTAAAACAGTTCCTCGCTTAACTAAATCTATACCTCTTTGGCCTGTTTTTCTTAAGTCATTAAAGCAATTCATTAGGACTACACCATTCAAGACTGAGATTCCAGATAACGCAATAAAGCCAACTCCAGCTGAAATACTAAACGGAAGATTGTTAATATTTAAAGCGAGAACACCTCCGACTAGGGCAAAGGGGACTCCCATAAATACAAGAATTGTCTGTGCTACACTTCCAAAAGCCATATAAATCATTGCTAATACAAGTAGTAATGCTAGGGGCGCAAAAATGGCCAAGCGATTTCTTGCTTGAATAAGGTTCTTGAAGTTTCCTCCCCACTCTAAATAACTACCCGGCGGAAGTTTTACTTCTTTTTCAACTTTTTCTTGAGCTGCACGGACAAATGTTTCAGTATCAACTCCTCTTGGGTTTATTAGTACTGCGACTCTACGTTTAGTTTGTTCTCGGTTAATAAGTCCATATCCTTCATCAAACTCAACTTCCGCAGCCTGACTTAATGGTACAAGATTTCTTTCTCCAAGCTCCACAGGCAATGAACGAATGACATTCAAATCTGACCTGTTTTTTTCGTCAAGACGAACTAAAACGGGAAACTTCTGAACACCTTCATAGATGTGCCCAACTTCTTCTCCACCCATTGCTATACTTATGGCCTCAAGAATTTCTCCTTTTGGAACTCCAAGTGATGCTAAAATTTCTTGTTTCGGAGTAACAGTAAGGATTGGTGATGTACCTTGAAGCTCAGTCTCTGCATCACCAGCACCGGGAACGGTACGAATAACACTAGCAATTTGTTCAGATGTTTCAACTAAAGATTCAAAGTCATCTCCAAACACTTTTACAGAAACATCAGCTCTTGTACCTTCTAAAAGCTCATTAAAGCGCATTTGGATAGGTTGACTTACAAGTACTCGCTGTCCAGGAATTTCTTCTTCAAGACGCTTAACAATATCTTTAGTCAGCTCACTCCATGTTTCAGGTTGACCTTCTCCCTTTGGCCATTCTTCTCTTTCCTTAAACGTAATGAATGTGTCAGCTAAGTTGACCCCCATCGGATCAGTAGCAACTTCAGCAGTTCCTATGCGGCTAAAAACACTCTTTACTTGTGGGAATTTATTTATAATAGATTCTGATTTTTCTTGAAACTTTATGGCCTGATCGAGAGAAATATTTACAGGACGAACAAATTGAATAGTTCTCGATGCTTCATCCATTTGAGGTAAAAATTCTCCTCCTAGTCGACTAAAAAGTAAAACTCCTAAGAATATCGCTAGAGCACCTACTGTAACAGTTATCGACTTAAATCTCATCGCAAAATTAAGGAGAGGCTTATAGAAACGTTCTACTTGTTGCATGAGCCAAGGGTCTTTTTCAACTACATTTCCGCTCATAAAAGTACTGGCAAGAGCTGGCACGGTTGAAAAGGAAAGTGCCAATGCGCAGAAAACTGCTAATGCAAATGTTGCCGCCATTGGTTGAAACATTTTTCCTTCGATACCAGTCAATGCAAGTACTGGTAGGAAAACTACGATTATTATAAGCTCACCAAACCCAGAAGCGGTACGAATTTCAACAGTTGCTTCATAAATTGTTCGTTGTATTTCTTCTCTTGATAAACGCCTTCCTAATTCTTTTCCTGCATCATGAAGCTTTCGCACACAGTGATCTAGTACAATTACAGCACCGTCAACAATTATCCCAAAATCAAGAGCACCTAGACTCAATAGGTTTCCAGAAATATTAAATAGCTTCATTAAAATGAATGTTAAAAGAAGAGAAAGTGGAATAACGACGGCCGTGATAACGGCGGCTCGAACATTTCCAAGTAAAAATAACAATATAAGGATTACTAGTCCTGCACCAGTTAAGAGATTATGTTCAATCGTACCGAGAGTTTTATTAACAAGGTCTGATCTATCGTACAAGACCTCCAATTTGATTCCACTGGGAAGAGTTTTTTCAATCTCTTTTACTCGTTCAGCAACTCGCTGACTAACATCACGACTATTTTCCCCAAGAAGCATCATTGCCGTTCCAATTACTGCTTCTTTTCCACGAACGAGCGCAGCTCCTGTTCGCAATTCTGATGATATTTTTACTTGTGCAACATCTTTAACTAGTAATGTTGTTACTGAGTTTAATGGTTGAAGGGGGGTATTTTTTATATCATCAAGGTCAGATAGTAGACCTTGTCCTTTTACAACAAATTGCTCTCCAGATTGTTGTACATATCCACCACCAACATTCATATTAGTCTTTTTCAGGGCATCAACTATGCTTGAAAAACTAACTCCAAAACGTAAAAGCTTATTTGGGTCAGGGATAACATGAAATTGCTTTTCATAACCCCCGATAGTGTTTACTTCAGCAATTCCCGGTATAGTAAGAAGTCTTGGTTTAACAAGCCACTCTTGCGCAGACCTTAGTTCCATTAGTTTTTCAAAACGTTCTTCTTTTGAGTCATCACTTTCTTCGTACTTAAGTGCATAAAAAAAGATTTCTCCTAAACCAGATGAAATTGGGCCTAGGTTTGGCTCTACTCCTTCCGGCAAGTCAGATGAGATTGACTGAAGGCGTTCAGATACTAATTGTCTAGCTCTGTAAATATCATATCCATCTTCAAAAACTACGGTTACAACCGATAGACCAAAACGGCTGATTGACCGTACTTGTTTTACTCCTGAAATTCCTCCCATTGAATTTTCTATTGGAAACGTTATTGATCGCTCAGCTTCTTCTGCTGAAAGTCCTCCAGCTTGAGCAAAAACTTGTACTTGAGTATTCGTTATGTCTGGAACAGCATCAATAGGAAGTTGAGTAAAACTAAACCATCCAGCTAAAGCTAACAGGAATGTAACAAAGAGTACTACTCCTCGGTGATAAACGGAAAAATATATTAATGTTTTCATATTAAGTTACCTAATTTTAATCTACACATGCATCGGCTTCTGGGCCAAACACGTCAAGTTCTACAACCCTTAATAGGCCGCTATTTTCAATCACTACTTTATCTCCAACCTTGAACTGATTAGAGCTAAAAATAGCTTTATCTCCCTCAAAGTTTGGTTCAATTTCAACAGCGCGATACCAGCCATCTCGAAGCCTATATGCAGAATAAAAATCTAAAAAACTAATAATAGATTTCTTGGGTACTGTTACAATCGCACTATTGACTTCTTTTACAGTGATATTGAGGTTATTTTTCGCCTTCTCCGATAACTTAAAGCCTTCCTTTTCATTTGCAGCGATAACTGCTTTGCCCGGGCCTATTCGATCCTTTGACTTTGACTCTTCTTCGGCCTGAGCTGTAAATACTGAGAAGATAGTAAATATAATTAAAAAATAGTTTTTCATAAAAATTCCTTTGGGACTTCACCAGAATATGATTGGAGCATCCAGTATAATTTATAAATACTTAACTCTTTTTCCTGTACGGCCTCTAGTGTTTCTAGGGTTGAACGATAGCTTTCAACAATGCCAGATGGCTGAATCATTCCTTTGGAAAAGAGTTCTAGTGACTTAGAAACAGATTTTTTTATATTTTTTTGAGAAGGACTATTTTTTAGAAATTGAGCAATATCATAATATTGCTCAAAATATGTTCTAACTTTAGTCGACTCTCTAAGTTTAGTTCTGCTGATAAGTGATTGCGCTTTCGATAGCTTGGCACGACTTTCTTGTTTCGCGCCGCCATTTGTATTAAATAAAGGTAGTACAAATTCAATTTTTGCGCCAAACTCTATATCACTTCCACTTTGCTTTTCCATAACCGGGCCAATTGATATTTCTGGCCACGCTTTACTTCTTTGATATTCAAATTCGCCTTTGACCTGAGCTAAAGAGGCTAGAGCTAACTTACTGCTAAATGTTTCTTTTACCGAGTTTTTCTTTAGTACAGGCCAATTTTTTCTTTCCCTAGAGATTAACTTTTCGGACTCTTTAATATTTCGACCAATTGACAACTCTAAGAGATTTTTGGTCAACTTAAAGTCTTGTTTTAATGAAAGGAGCTGAGTGTCTAAAACTGTACTTTGCATAGTAAAAATCGTGACTGCCGTTTTTTCTTCTGGTGTACGTACGGCCTTTCCTTTTAGACGCCTTGTAAATGACTTAAGTGATTTTTTCATTTCTTCAAGTAAAGAAATTCTAGTAGAAAGCTGTCTATATTTCACTAAAGACTGTGAAATATCGGTCGCAACTCTGGCCTTAATAGATTGATCTTTTATTAAAGATTCATTGTTTTTTGCATTTGCAATTTCAATTCTAGCTGATCTTTTCCCGCCAATTTCGATAGGCTGTAAAATTGAGATATTTTGGTTCTTGTTAGAGTCGAAATTGAATTCAGACTCCACTTCGGGGTTCGGAATTTGTGCCGCTTCTGTACTACGTCCTTCTCTCTCTTCACGACTAAATTTTAGTGAAACAATTCTCTTATCCTTTAAAAGTGCACAAACGTAGAAATCGTTTGCAGACTTAATAGGTTCATTACAGTCGGTAGCATATATGGTTTGTGAAATTATTAAAAAGGGCATAATTGCCAAAATGTATTTATACATATTTTTTGTATCCTTTTCCAAAACTTTGATTCTTACTTTTATTAGCACTACTTCTTCTGCAACGATCATAAGATCTCTTTTTAAGTTCAACTTTAAACTTAGAAAGATCCTCTTTAAAATTACCGTCAGGGTCAGGAAGTTTTGCTATCATATTGTAAAAAAGTTTTGATTCTTTAGTTGGAACTAGTCGGTGGTAAACCATTCGACCTTCTTTTTCGGCCATAAGAAGTCCTGAATTCCTGAGAGATTTTAAGTGTCTGGAAATATTTACTTCTGGTTCTAAAAGTGCATCGGTCAGATCGCATAAGCAAACTTCTTCATTAGGCATGGAGACCAATACTCTTAAAATTCTAAGTCTGGTTCTATCTGATAAAGCTTTAAATATTTCTGTAGGTTCTATATTGACGTTGTACATACTTGCACCGTAGTGTAAGTATGTAAGTGTGTCAAACAAAACAATCGTACGAGGAGTAAAAATGAAAAAGACAGCTATTTTAATCGGATTAACTCTAGGTTTTTCGTTAATA
This sequence is a window from Halobacteriovorax vibrionivorans. Protein-coding genes within it:
- a CDS encoding competence protein CoiA family protein: MNADDGEKHIADVKTVHGSVIEFQHSFITSEERLSRDNFYPKLVWVVDGLRRKRDKEQFFNALKDGVQITPNPMLMKIYTEESRILNEWSSSKVPVFFDFGEEQRNWWLLPFKEGGWSYIVPFSRQNFIDFNLGKTRDEFNSFLRNFIQSYKQLFNRIEANRRRQQVVINSRRRFLPNHVLRRSRRL
- a CDS encoding cation transporter produces the protein MKKTKVKVDKMDCPSEIKMIEGLMENLDPSVKMVFDLESRTVQFYHSVDKDQILDSLKAISLPGDLISSQEVLDHDIPDIAPSVEAKTLKYLLGINFTMFVVEIILGFYAESTGLLADGLDMLADSFVYGLSLCAVGKSIAMKHKAAYFSGIMQISLGLLCLVEVGRKFYFGSEPLSNYMIVVSVIALIANLWCLILIHKHKDGEVHMKASWIFSANDVIVNTGVIFSGVLVYFLKSNVPDLVIGGIVSLVVIKGGISIIKLSKIKKAEPIKESCCSSNCD
- a CDS encoding efflux RND transporter permease subunit, with amino-acid sequence MKTLIYFSVYHRGVVLFVTFLLALAGWFSFTQLPIDAVPDITNTQVQVFAQAGGLSAEEAERSITFPIENSMGGISGVKQVRSISRFGLSVVTVVFEDGYDIYRARQLVSERLQSISSDLPEGVEPNLGPISSGLGEIFFYALKYEESDDSKEERFEKLMELRSAQEWLVKPRLLTIPGIAEVNTIGGYEKQFHVIPDPNKLLRFGVSFSSIVDALKKTNMNVGGGYVQQSGEQFVVKGQGLLSDLDDIKNTPLQPLNSVTTLLVKDVAQVKISSELRTGAALVRGKEAVIGTAMMLLGENSRDVSQRVAERVKEIEKTLPSGIKLEVLYDRSDLVNKTLGTIEHNLLTGAGLVILILLFLLGNVRAAVITAVVIPLSLLLTFILMKLFNISGNLLSLGALDFGIIVDGAVIVLDHCVRKLHDAGKELGRRLSREEIQRTIYEATVEIRTASGFGELIIIVVFLPVLALTGIEGKMFQPMAATFALAVFCALALSFSTVPALASTFMSGNVVEKDPWLMQQVERFYKPLLNFAMRFKSITVTVGALAIFLGVLLFSRLGGEFLPQMDEASRTIQFVRPVNISLDQAIKFQEKSESIINKFPQVKSVFSRIGTAEVATDPMGVNLADTFITFKEREEWPKGEGQPETWSELTKDIVKRLEEEIPGQRVLVSQPIQMRFNELLEGTRADVSVKVFGDDFESLVETSEQIASVIRTVPGAGDAETELQGTSPILTVTPKQEILASLGVPKGEILEAISIAMGGEEVGHIYEGVQKFPVLVRLDEKNRSDLNVIRSLPVELGERNLVPLSQAAEVEFDEGYGLINREQTKRRVAVLINPRGVDTETFVRAAQEKVEKEVKLPPGSYLEWGGNFKNLIQARNRLAIFAPLALLLVLAMIYMAFGSVAQTILVFMGVPFALVGGVLALNINNLPFSISAGVGFIALSGISVLNGVVLMNCFNDLRKTGQRGIDLVKRGTVLRIRPVLMTAMVAMFGFVPMMLSTSVGAEVQRPLASVVIGGLFSSTILTLVVLPVLYLIFEKFMKLPEEKMKQV
- a CDS encoding TolC family protein; the encoded protein is MYKYILAIMPFLIISQTIYATDCNEPIKSANDFYVCALLKDKRIVSLKFSREEREGRSTEAAQIPNPEVESEFNFDSNKNQNISILQPIEIGGKRSARIEIANAKNNESLIKDQSIKARVATDISQSLVKYRQLSTRISLLEEMKKSLKSFTRRLKGKAVRTPEEKTAVTIFTMQSTVLDTQLLSLKQDFKLTKNLLELSIGRNIKESEKLISRERKNWPVLKKNSVKETFSSKLALASLAQVKGEFEYQRSKAWPEISIGPVMEKQSGSDIEFGAKIEFVLPLFNTNGGAKQESRAKLSKAQSLISRTKLRESTKVRTYFEQYYDIAQFLKNSPSQKNIKKSVSKSLELFSKGMIQPSGIVESYRSTLETLEAVQEKELSIYKLYWMLQSYSGEVPKEFL
- a CDS encoding ArsR/SmtB family transcription factor — translated: MNNNLFNHLEPDFLEENKCFMSLKKKLLQMLPEAQQIFNWASGEHLLFIEDRLRFSINKKSAYSDFSSFFSKISLTSQHFVFLNFLFRRPFFSIHLWIFSGVFCFLQCFWQCLTKLSVISSADALINEKPRVNPIKIAVFFIFTPRTIVLFDTLTYLHYGASMYNVNIEPTEIFKALSDRTRLRILRVLVSMPNEEVCLCDLTDALLEPEVNISRHLKSLRNSGLLMAEKEGRMVYHRLVPTKESKLFYNMIAKLPDPDGNFKEDLSKFKVELKKRSYDRCRRSSANKSKNQSFGKGYKKYV